Genomic DNA from Triticum dicoccoides isolate Atlit2015 ecotype Zavitan chromosome 4B, WEW_v2.0, whole genome shotgun sequence:
TAGCTCACCGGCATGCCCAGGTACTTAAGAGGGAATTGGCCTATATCACAGTTGAAAAGCTCAGCATAAGCCTTGGTTGTCTGGGCATCCCCCCCAACGGTCAATATCTCACTCTTGTGAAAATTAACCTGGAGGCCAgacatcatttcaaacatgtacaaCAGGAGTTTAAGATTAACAGCTTTATCAATATCATGCTCTAGACAGATAATTGTGTCGTCAGCGTATTGAAGTACTACAACTCCATGTAGAATTAGATCCGAAGCTAACCCAACAATAAGATAATTGTTCTGGGCATTCTTGATCATTTTAGTGAGGCACTCCACAACCATATTGAAAAGGAGAATAGGGATCCCCCTGGCGTACCCCTTTGGCACTTTGGAAATAAGGCCCAACACAGTTATTCAACTTGATGCTGACTGTGCCATTGCGCAGAATTTGCTCAACCCAACTACACCATTTGGGATCAAAGCCTCGCATCTTATGATATTCAAGCAGGAAGTCCCAATTGACCTTGTCGTATGCTTTCTCAAAATCAAGCTTGAGAATCACCCCGACTCTTTTTTTGACATGGGTGTAGTTAAGAAGTTCATGGAGGGCCAGCACCCCATCCATAATGTTCCTGCCTTTAACAAAGGCATTCTGAGTGGGGCTAATAAGAATGTCAGCGTACCTAGAGACTCTCCTATCCACGACCTTAGTGATCAACTTGTAGGGGCAACGAAGAAGACAGATAGGTCGGAATTGCTGTATACGATCAGCCCCCGAGATTTTAGGGAGTAAGGTAGTGATGCCATAGTTGAGGCGTCGCACATCCAGTGTGCCTTTGTGGAAGCTGTCAAAAAGTCTCATAATATCACCTTTGACAATCTCCCAGCAGCACTGATAAAATTTAGCAGGAATATTATCAGGCCCCGGGGCTCTGTTGATGTCCATGTCAAACAGAGCATCTTTGACCTCAACCTCAGAAAACTCTCTAACTAAATCGGCGTTAATTCTGGCTGAGAGTTTCTCATCCTTTCCCCAAGTGTCAggatccaaatgaaataagttgccAGGAGCAGGGCCAAAAAGATCCTTATAGAAATCAGTAGCATGGGCCAACAGATTATCCGTGCCCTCGATCTCCACCTCCCTGCATTTGAGAGCGTGGATCGTATTTTTCCGCTTACGGCCATTGGCTATCTTATGGAAGTAGTCCGTATTGCGGTCCCCTCGAAGCAACCAGCATTCGCGGGATTGCTGAAGCCAGTAGATTTCTTCAGCGACCAACAGCTCATGAAGTTCGAAACAGACATCAGATTTCCTACAATAGAGCTCGGGCGAGAGGGGGCCATCCTCCTCTGCCTCTTCCAACAGCTCAAGCTCGAGTCGTAGGTCTTCTTTACGTCTCTTAGCATGCCCAAATTTATCCGAGCCCCACCCCTTAAAGTAAGATTTAAATCTtttcagcttgatgtttaagatgtcAATGGGGTCCGAGGCAGCAACCTTCCTATTCCAGATATTAGTCACTAGGCCGAGGAAACTGTCATCTTTAAGCCAGGATAGATCAAAGCGAAATTCTCGAGACTTAGAGGCGCTCTTTTCTCCCCATCAGGATAAAGAATAAGAGGATTGTGATCAGACAGTTCCCTAACCAATTTTCTCAAAGAGACCAAAGGAAACATTTCTTCCCAGGAGTCAGACATCAATACCCGATCGAGTTTTTCAAGAGTAGGATGGGACTGGTTATTGGACCAGGTGTATTTGCCACCACTCATATAAATTTCTCTAAGCCCCATAGTGTTAATGATAGAATTGAAAAGATCAACAGATTTGGATCTATGCATCTTTTTGTTTTTCTCTCCATTATGTCTCAAAATGTTGAAATCGCCCCGACTATATAGGGAACGTCAGTGTTGTGACAGAAAGAGGCTAGCTCCATCAAGAACTCTTGTGCTCCTCATGAGCAGAACCATAAACCACTAGAAAGCTCCAGATTTTTTTGGTCTTAAGGTCTCTAACATGCATTTGCAGGACATAATCCCCTTTGGTGCATTTGAGCAACTCCAGGTTGCTAATGCGAATACCACAGAGAATGCCCCCAGATTTCCCGATAGCAGGGATCCATTCCCAGTGGAACAAGTTGAAGGGGTCAAGTTTTCTAAGGAGTTTAGGAGTAAAGTCCTTCTTCAAGGTTTCTTGTATCCCAAGGAAATCAACGGAATGGTCACTAACGATATCAGAGAGGCAGGTGGCCATTCCCTTCTTGCCCACCCCTCTGCAGTTCCAAATGAGACCACTCATTTGGAACGATTCGTTTGTTTTCTAGTTCTGGTGGCCCTACCAGACAGGGTAGAGCCACCACAAACATCAGCACCATCCTTCTTCTTATTTTGACTCGTAGTCACAGGCCTAGGAAGCTTAATgtctatttttttttcttattcttctttgcAGATTTGGATTTAATTAACTTATCATTGACAATCTCGTCCTCATCAAGCCAAGTTAAGTTCAGGGGGGTGTCTTTGCCAAGACCATTAACGACAAAAACCtcaccaacttgaggatttgtatttTTTTCAATCAGATGGGCTCTAACTGTCTCTAATTCCCTCAAAATGTTAACACAAGAAAATTCATTATCAGGGATTAGGACCCCCATCTTGGAAGCACGGCATATTAATTCAGAATCAGCCAGAGCAGCAAAAGCATTATTATTACTGGGATTGGTTTTACCTGTCAGATTCTTGGCATTGACCAGGTTCGCAGCTCTTGCTTCCATATTCATATGCTGCAGGTGGGGGTTGCGCTGGCTGAATCGAAGGTGGAGCTCAGGTGCGAGAGGGGGTGTGGGGATAATCTCCTCGCAATCAGGGTGAGGAAGCTGTACCGTGTAGTCCATAGACACCTTTAGGTCAGGTCCCACATCTCCAACCACCTCAGAAATCTGATCTGAATTAGTAACTGAAGAATTTGCAAAAACAGAAGAGGAACTAGCAGGTAAAACATTCACCTGTAGAGATTGATCAGCAACCACACAATCAACAGGATCATGCTTGCATATGTCGCTCTGAGACAACAAGTACTCATCCTCTTGCTGCATTGTGCCAGCAGCCATTTCCAGGGCCAATCTCTCAATCAGCAAAGGACTGTTAGCCCCACCATTGTCACTTTCAGAAGAAGAACTGTCAGCAGGGATCTGATCCTCATCCTTGAGTGACGGCAAGCAACAAGCTTTGCCACCACGATAGGAGGAGGTATTAGCTTTATCAGTCTTCTCTGAGGACTTGTCATCTCCCCCAGGGGGGGTGTGTCATTACGTTTACGTTTAGGAGTACCATTCTTCGGGACAGCGTAATGCGGAACCTGAATCGGTTCTTCCTCACGGATGGTGTTTCTCACCAGTACCTCCTCAACCTCATATTGAAATCGATAAAACCGTCCCCCTAAACATCCTTCAGCTGAAGTAGGCAGCTTATCAACCTGACGACATCCTAGTTTGACACGCACAGAAGAGGGACGATTGAGGGTCGACATATCAATGTCCAGGGTTACCCCCACTAATCCCCCAATGTAAGCAACATTCTTGTCACATCTCTTGTTAGGTGGGATCTTACTAATTTTCACCCAAGCAACTTCTAGCAGACCCTCAGATTCTACATCCTCAGACCAAGGAGTTATACGAACAACTACTCCCAAGGATCTAAGAGGAATGTATTCAACAAACAGAGCTTTATCCACCTCTCTTTGGTTAGGAAAGCACATCACATATTGCTTGGGAGCAATCCAGTGAGCCGAACATCTCCACCCCTGACCAATATACTTCTCAAACGCATCTACCAGCTGTTTCGTAGTAATTTCCCCCTCAACAATAGTAATGATGACCTTGACTATCCTCTCATTGGACTGGCTGCCAACGGAATAATCATGTATATAATGGAACCCCTGCCCTTTGGCTTGGAACGCACACATCACAGGTATGCACTCCCATGGGAGGAAATCAGTGCAGATCACTGAAAGATGGCCTTTCTTTTTGCATCTGACGCACAGAGCTTGAGGACACTTAGCAGTATAGTGCCCCACATGACTACAGATCTGACAAAGCTCAGAGGAGGAAACAAAATGATCAGGAATACCAGGGGGCTCATGCATCTTGTCAGGAGAGAGAATCTTGTCGTTGTTGCGAGGGTTCGAGCCATCCTCCTCAGCTCCCCATCGATCTTGAGTCAGATCATCCTGCTGCGTACCAGCAGCTTTGTCCCACCGCTCGAAACCAGACTCGTCAGATCCAGACGGAACATTGGAGGAGGAAGCCCCCGTCGCCGTCTTGCGAGTCCAGACATGGCTATCACGGCCATGCACCCGTCCTCCGCCGCCACCTCCGAACCGGCCGCGGCCGCCATAGCCACGGCCTCTCCCCTCGCCCCGTTTGAACCGGCCCGCGCCGTGGCCATGACGACCCGCAACGAACCCCTCTTCTCTCATCTTTGGTGGTTCACGGGGAGAAGAAGGAGCAGATCTAGGTGGGGGAGAAGAAACAACTTGAGCGAAGGATTTGTGGTCTCCATGGATTTTCCCCTCCcaccaaccgaaggaaggatgaacCCTCGGTTTCTCCCTCTCAGGCTTATCCCAAAAATGGGTGAGGCATTCTTCCAGNNNNNNNNNNNNNNNNNNNNNNNNNNNNNNNNNNNNNNNNNNNNNNNNNNNNNNNNNNNNNNNNNNNNNNNNNNNNNNNNNNNNNNNNNNNNNNNNNNNNNNNNNNNNNNNNNNNNNNNNNNNNNNNNNNNNNNNNNNNNNNNNNNNNNNNNNNNNNNNNNNNNNNNNNNNNNNNNNNNNNNNNNNNNNNNNNNNNNNNNNNNNNNNNNNNNNNNNNNNNNNNNNNNNNNNNNNNNNNNNNNNNNNNNNNNNNNNNNNNNNNNNNNNNNNNNNNNNNNNNNNNNNNNNNNNNNNNNNNNNNNNNNNNNNNNNNNNNNNNNNNNNNNNNNNNNNNNNNNNNNNNNNNNNNNNNNNNNNNNNNNNNNNNNNNNNNNNTTTATACCAGGAGGAGGAAACGAAACCCTAGCCGCGGTCCGCTCATGGCAGTCAGATTCCTTAGTCTCCACGTGTCCCCCGATCCGGAGGGGTGGAGCGGTTTTCTGCCGGGCGACGTCCCAGGATCCCCGGACCGGCCAGGAGAGGGGTACCGAGTCGATTGCCCTGAACCGCCCCCAACACCCCCGCCCCCGCGTGCGAGCACGACGGCTCGCAGCGCACGGCCGCGCCGGCGCCACGACGCTCTGGTGGCCGAACCGTAGGATCAGGGGGAGGAAGGCGATCCCAAACCCTAGCAAAGTGACAAGGGAAGGGAATGATGTACCCGATGTCGATCACCTCCTCGATGCGCAGGGAACGGGCGTCCACCGTGCAGCCACGGTCGTCGATAAGAACCAACCGAAGCGCATCCTGACGGAGAAGGAGCTCGCCGACGGCGTAGTTACCACATTCGGCTCCGCCACGAGTTTTTTAGCGCCGCGGTGCGGCCTGCGTACGTACGCCAGCTAGGCTGCGTGCATGGtttcggccggccggccggccgcgtGCTTTGTAAGTTGCAACCTCGTGCACCAGTGCCTGCCTTGGTCAAGTGCCGATCGACGCATGCTTCGCTCCATGCATGCCGTCCGTGTAGCTCCAAGCCTCCAACTCCaatccaaaccaaaccaaaccaaaggcgAATAGGCGATCGTTCTGTAGTTACATTGTTACGTCAGGAGCACGCGGCGCCGGCACGACTTTACCTGCATGCGCACGCCATCGGCCGGCCGGGCGCTACTGTCCTGTCACGTTGTCACGCATGCCGTAGCGCGCGGTGGCATGCCTACGCCGGCGCGGCCGTTTCGCGCACGGGATGGAGACGTGCGCTGGCCGCACGCCGCAACCGACGGAGGGTCTGAAACTCGCTCACAGCTGCAGCCAGCGGGGGGACATTGCCTGCCAGCCAGAGACTAGCCCGCTGCTGACTGCTGACCGCTCGCTCACCGGTCGCTGCATTCGGTGTCCAAGCCCCGAAGCCACGCTTTCTTCTACTTCTGCCACTACGGCTATACCAGCAGTCCAGCGCGCCGTCGACTTCCATCCACCCGTGGGCTGCCGGCCGGGCCCCATGCATGCCTAGGCACGTGTAGACGAAGACGAGGCGTTGGACGAACCAAATTGAACTGACTGACTCGCTCACTTTGGCTCCACTCACACGTAGTACTAGTACGTTTCCTGCTCCACACGGCAACGCTAGCTTGTCCCACTAGCTGATCCATGACTGGTGAGCCATAGTGCACCTCTAGCACGATTTTTAGGTTCCTCATCACTAATATGTGTGCTGTAAATTAGTCTTCCGGTCAATCGCTTTTGTCTTTACTACTCTCTCCATTCCGAATTAATCCAGGCAACCTCTATACAATGCAAATGTAAAATGGACATCGTACAGAGGTTGCACCAACTAATCTGGATCAAAGGCACACGTTTGTGACATCATTCACCTCATTTAGCAGCTTTTTACACTTAACTTGTGTCATAAATTATcctatttaattttttttcttgttcTTAGGTGTTTTTTCGTCTTTTTATTGTATaggcaatttttttttcatttttgagtTTTCTCTTGATTTACTTGCACCAAACCAACCGCACCAACCACCTCGCCACTTAACAATCCCATGGCATACCGACCTCCCCTCCCCCCGGGTCCTCCATGCGGTCGTTAATCCCTCCCGCCATCTACCACAGGGTTAAGCTTCACTAGGATCTCGTCGTATCCAGCTCGATGTCGGATCTCCTCCCTGGAGCCTCATTCTCGGCGGTTATCCACACCTCAGCTTACATCGACCCTCTCCATGTACATCACCACATCGACAACCACCTCCGATCACCCCCCGCCCCCGCTTCCTCCTACCCCTGCCCTCTCCATCGACACACGCCCATCGCTCCGCTGACTCCCATTGGATGGAGGCCTCGGTGTAGGCCTGCATTTGGTACTTGCTTTGGGAGAAATCCCCTATGACTCGTGCGTTAGATGACCACGCCGACACCAATCGGATGCCGCCCACTTTCTTGGGGGTGTGGTCCTTTTGACCTGTACCTGACCCGCTCGATATGGGCCTCTGGCCGAAAGTCCATTGACGACGTTGTCCACAGACGTCGTTTACCTTCTTGAAGACGTCATCCGAGCCCTTTGCTATCATCCATCCACCTTTTCCATTGTGTATTGCGCTGTCCGTGCTGATGCTTGCTCAAGACGGCGAGCTTCATGCTCTTGGTGTTGTCTCGGTTCATCTTTGCTAAATGATGGCGCAAAATGCTTCCTAACTTGCTAATCGTTTCGATTTCCCGCGGCGGAGCTCTTAGTCAAGGTTTGTGTTCATCTCCTCTCTCTGGACTTGCATTGCTCCAATTCTTCTTGAGCATGTGGTCATGCTATGCTGCTCGTTGATTGGTGGATGCTTTTGTGTTGCACCCCGGGGTTTGAATACGCACGCCGGTGCTATTGTCTATTTGCAAAGTCTTTGTTATTGTGATCCTTGGACGACATCCCACGTCTACTCACGTCTCTCGTGATGTCCCTTGTATCTGCTAGCTAGGCCATGCTTTGTCATGGGCGCCTATTATTTTTTCTCTTCTTCTATTACCCTTGTTATTGCTTTTTCGGTCTTTGGACCGGCTTTCCACATAAATGCAGTCGACTTGTTCAGATTTTCAATCCGGTTTCCCTTTATATAAATGGATAGTTTTTCTTTGACCTAGATCAAATTCAGGTGGGGAATCCCTCCTCGGTGTCTGTTAAAAAAAAATCTTTTTCACTAAAAAGAGATACTGGACATGGGCGAGGGACTAGGCCTACATGCAGCCGTGGTCCACCTCTACGGGTCTTCTCCTCCTTCGCAAGTCCTGAATTAGTCCACCTTGACGCGCCAAACTAATCAATCCTCGTCCATCAAAGCCACCGCTTTCCGCAGCAATAGCGAAGCGAGCGCGTCGTCCCGCTCCGCTCctctccgcggctgccgcctcgccacgccacctccatgaggagcagcagcagcagcaacagcgccGGCTCGGCGCCCAGGAGGAGGCCGATGAGCGACCTCATCGGCGCCAGCGACGACCTCTCCCGCTACTCCGTCGCTATCACCACGGTCTCGTCCGACCGTTCGTCCGGCAGCGGGCGcggcgccgccgccttcctcgacgCCTTCCGCTCCTGCTTCGCCCCCTCGGACGCGCGCTCGCCGGAGACCTCCCTCTCCGACGTGGACTTCGACGCCTCCCACCAGCGTACGTCGTTCGCGCACGCCTTCCCTGAACTTTTTCTCCAGTGGCTCCTGTGTGTGCCCTTCTGATCCAAAACGCCACTTTTCATCATCTTCTAATCTCGTTGTGTGATAGTAGTATATTGTTCGTCAACCATTCCTGGTCAACGCGTCCTTCAGCTTTGTACTCAATTGAACTGCGACTTCTAGGATCTTTGCACAGCACTGTTTTGTGTACTAACGCTAGGAAAGAGTCCCCCTCGTACAGTCGCATGTACGGCAATACGAATAAAATATGCATTCTCCTCTTGAGCCTTAGTTTAATCAGAGGTGTGTGACACTCTCTCCATCAGTTTGTACTTTTCTAATACTACGAATTACATGCACTCCCTCCTATTCATATTAATTCTCGCTGATTTAGCACAGTACTAAATCAGCGACcataacccatcttggccaaaatgtTCTTATCGTTTGCTAATCCCTTCTCTGATTTTCGCAAAGTAAGAAAACACCATCGAAAAGTATCATTTGCTAACAAGGCCTCACGTCACTGATGACAGCCTCTTGAGTGACACTTGAATTCGTTATGGTATATCCTGGAATGGAATGGATACTGTTCAATTCATCAGACTATGCAAATAACACTTTGCTTACAAGAATCATCGGTTAGGTTCTCTGTAAACTTCAGATGTGACGGTTCTTTCTTATGAATCTACAGACTCGCAGTCGCTGAGCTCTCAAGGTTCTACCAGCGGGAGCACTTTCGAGAGCAGGAGATCAGCTAGGGGGCTGTATGGCTCCACCCTCAGGAACTCTTCAGAAAGGGAGGTACCCGGCGATAGGAAGTTCACCTTGCCAGAGATCCAGAAAGCAACAAAGAACTTCTCGCCCAACCTCAAGATTGGGCAGGGTGGTTCTGGGACAGTGTACAAGGGTCAGCTCAGCGATGGCACCCTCGTCGCCGTCAAACGGGCCAAGAAGGTTTGCAAGGGCTTACTTCTTATGATCGGTTCTCATAGCTTGGTGACTGTTACATAACATGGCACAGtttgtttccttttctttccaGAATATGTATGACAAGCATATGGGCCACGAGTTCCGGAACGAGATAGAGATGCTGCGATGCATCGAGCACCTGAATCTGGTTAGGTTCCATGGGTTCCTTGAGTTTGGTGGTGAGCAGTTGATCATTGTGGAGTATGTTCCCAATGGCAATCTTCGGGAGCACCTTGAAGGTAACAATCGTAGGATCCTGCCCGTTGCTCCTATGTGTATGATGCCATGGTTTTTGCTAATTCCATCTTACCGAGTTTAGACGTATGCAGGTCTGAACGGAAAAGTCCTGGAGTTCTCCGTGAGGTTGGAAATCGCGATCGATGTGGCCCACGCTATTACGTATCTTCACACCTACTCTGGTAATGCAGAGTAATTATTAATGTTTCCTTGCATTTTGGTTTCAAGTTTGTCAAGTTGTTTGGACGATTTTTGTTCTTATTTTGGTTGTTTTCTTCTTGAATCCGAAAGGTTCGGCAAATATGTTGGCACACAGGGTGGCCAATATTTATTTGTGCTCGGAAAAAAAGCCCGGAAAAGAAATTAAAGAAAGATCATTAAGAATTTAATTCAGCAGTTCCTTGTTTTAGCTCAGATACGTTGATACTGCAGAATCCTTCTGGGAAAAACAGAGTACTACTGTATCTGTTGGCTGCTTTTGCTTAGCTTCAGATAGAAGATAAGCTGAAATGGTGAAACCCATGTTGAATATTTCTGGAACTAACAACCAAGCCTAGGATAATTCCTAGTATCAATAGGAAATAAGCCTATATGTAAACTGGGattcgactctcgaaaccaaatttAGACTAGAACTGTAATTGGTGATGGAAGAGGACCATAGTTTTTATGTCAAATATCTCAGTTCAAACAGGGGAAAATATGATTCGTTGCAGTATTAAGACCTGACCATATGTTTCTCCCATGCAGATCAGCCGGTCATCCACAGGGACATCAAATCCTCAAACATTCTTCTCACAAACAACTGCCGAGCTAAGGTTGCTGACTTTGGATTTGCGAAACTGGCTCCAACTGACGCTACACATGTCTCTACTCAAGTCAAAGGAACAGCTGGGTACCTTGATCCAGAGTATCTAAGAACATACCAGCTCACTGAGAAGAGTGATGTCTACTCCTTTGGAGTGTTGCTAGTGGAGTTGGTTACTGGGAGGCGCCCGATCGAACCTAAGAGGGCGATCGGCGAACGTGTCACAGCAAAATGGGTTAGTTTGTGCCATTCTTATATTATCTTTCTACCTTTAATGGTTTTCAATATcaaatgaaatactccctccgatcTAGCTTTAATGGTTACTAAAGctgcgtcaattaatttggatcggagggagtatgtaAAATAATTCATAAAGATCGACAACTGATCCATATATCTGGTTTTGCTAATTAAGTTTGCTCCATTTATGGTCGGCACAGGCAATGGAAAAATTCTCAAAGGGCGATGCGATATTAACACTGGATCCAAATCTAGAAGTGAACGACGCGACCAACCTGGCAATTGAGAAGATGTACGAGCTGGCCCTGCAATGCCTAGCTCCCAAGAAGAGGAGCCGGCCGAGCATGAGGCGATGCGCAGAGATCCTGTGGAGTATACGTAAAGATTACAGGGAGTTGGCTCAACCAACCTCCTCCTGAACCAAGGCAGCTCATGTGGAGCAATCAAGAAAGCAAAATGCAACAACATGCCAGTTTGCCTCACTTCAATTAAAAGCATGGAGGTATGGATGAACCGATCGCTGAGCTACGGTCTGCGAAGCTGTGAATGGGACCTGTGGCCTTCCTAGAAATTGTGTGCTTATTAGGTATCAGCTAGGAAGAGTTACATTGAAGTTTCTCCTACACAGCAGTACACGTAGAATAGTCGCCATAGCAAGCACAAGCAATTTCAAACATGACTTGCATATACGATGGTGTCTGTATGTTATAGAAGAAGGATGATTTCTGAGGAGAGCATGCATTTCCCATGTATTTGATGCGTTCTCCTGTatatgatgaacaaaattcaaCAGCAGTGGTATATCTTACTTTTTGGGTGCTTGTGTGCGTCATTGTCAATGTTTGACATAGTATAGAAAATTACAGATGAAGAAAACTACAGAGCTGCAAGGAAAATACCGCGGAAGAAATTACAGATGTATATTCGTATTCAAATCTGTTTGTGTTCGCTCA
This window encodes:
- the LOC119291786 gene encoding calmodulin-binding receptor-like cytoplasmic kinase 2, coding for MRSSSSSNSAGSAPRRRPMSDLIGASDDLSRYSVAITTVSSDRSSGSGRGAAAFLDAFRSCFAPSDARSPETSLSDVDFDASHQHSQSLSSQGSTSGSTFESRRSARGLYGSTLRNSSEREVPGDRKFTLPEIQKATKNFSPNLKIGQGGSGTVYKGQLSDGTLVAVKRAKKNMYDKHMGHEFRNEIEMLRCIEHLNLVRFHGFLEFGGEQLIIVEYVPNGNLREHLEGLNGKVLEFSVRLEIAIDVAHAITYLHTYSDQPVIHRDIKSSNILLTNNCRAKVADFGFAKLAPTDATHVSTQVKGTAGYLDPEYLRTYQLTEKSDVYSFGVLLVELVTGRRPIEPKRAIGERVTAKWAMEKFSKGDAILTLDPNLEVNDATNLAIEKMYELALQCLAPKKRSRPSMRRCAEILWSIRKDYRELAQPTSS